One genomic region from Vannielia litorea encodes:
- a CDS encoding ABC transporter substrate-binding protein: MKHTIKSSCAVLALMSGPALAEQITVAGPWIGADEEHVQAVLGAFAEASGHDVRYTGSDSFEQQIVIDAEAGSAPNVAVFPQPGLAAVMAERGFLTPLAEGTGDWINENYAAGQSWVDLGTYAGPDGSDALYGFFYKVDVKSLVWYIPENFEDAGYEVPETLEELKALSQQIADDGETPWCIGLGSGGATGWPATDWVEDMMLRTQPPSVYDQWVSNEIPFTDPAVVGAIEAFGEFALNDAWVSGGTGAVATTDFRESPKGLFDAPPACYMHKQASFIPSFFPEGSEVGEDVDFFYFPASGEGDLGQPVLGAGTVWAITNDSPAAHELIEFLKTPEAHEIWMARKGFLTPHKGVNLDAFSDPTLRKMNDILLGATTFRFDASDLMPGAVGAGSFWTGMVDYVGGKDVGTVTSEIQQSWDAAK; this comes from the coding sequence ATGAAGCATACCATCAAGTCCAGTTGTGCCGTTCTGGCGCTGATGAGCGGACCGGCGCTGGCCGAGCAGATCACCGTCGCCGGCCCGTGGATCGGGGCGGACGAGGAGCATGTGCAGGCGGTGCTGGGCGCCTTCGCCGAGGCCTCGGGCCATGACGTGCGTTACACCGGCTCCGACAGCTTCGAGCAGCAGATCGTGATCGACGCCGAGGCGGGCTCTGCCCCCAATGTCGCGGTCTTCCCGCAGCCCGGCCTTGCCGCGGTGATGGCCGAGCGCGGCTTTCTGACCCCGCTGGCCGAGGGCACGGGCGACTGGATCAACGAGAATTACGCCGCAGGGCAGAGCTGGGTCGACCTTGGCACCTATGCCGGGCCGGACGGCAGCGATGCGCTCTACGGCTTCTTCTACAAGGTCGATGTGAAGAGCCTCGTCTGGTACATTCCCGAGAACTTCGAGGATGCCGGCTATGAGGTGCCGGAAACGCTGGAGGAGCTGAAGGCGCTCTCGCAGCAGATTGCCGATGATGGCGAGACGCCGTGGTGCATCGGCCTCGGTTCGGGCGGCGCCACCGGCTGGCCCGCGACCGACTGGGTCGAAGACATGATGCTGCGCACCCAGCCTCCCTCGGTCTACGATCAATGGGTGAGCAACGAGATCCCCTTCACCGATCCGGCCGTTGTCGGTGCGATCGAGGCCTTCGGTGAGTTCGCTCTCAATGACGCATGGGTCTCGGGTGGCACCGGCGCGGTGGCGACCACCGACTTCCGCGAAAGCCCCAAGGGCCTCTTCGATGCGCCGCCCGCTTGCTACATGCACAAGCAGGCCAGCTTCATCCCCTCCTTCTTCCCCGAAGGGTCGGAAGTGGGCGAGGATGTGGATTTCTTCTACTTCCCGGCCAGCGGCGAGGGTGACCTCGGCCAGCCGGTGCTCGGCGCGGGCACGGTCTGGGCGATCACCAACGACAGCCCGGCAGCCCATGAGCTGATCGAGTTCCTGAAGACCCCGGAGGCGCATGAGATCTGGATGGCGCGCAAGGGCTTTTTGACCCCGCACAAGGGCGTGAACCTCGATGCCTTCTCCGATCCGACCCTGCGCAAGATGAACGACATCCTGCTGGGCGCCACCACTTTCCGCTTCGACGCCTCGGACCTGATGCCCGGCGCCGTGGGTGCGGGCAGCTTCTGGACCGGCATGGTCGACTATGTGGGCGGCAAGGACGTGGGCACCGTCACCAGCGAGATCCAGCAGAGCTGGGACGCGGCGAAGTAA
- a CDS encoding LacI family DNA-binding transcriptional regulator — protein sequence MNLKELAANLGLSQTTVSRALNGYPEVNEDTRKRVIAAASQHNYRPNTRAQSLATGRSMAIGHVIPISTNHEMMNPVFGDFIGGAGEIYARAGYDMMLSVVPDDAEDGAYRSMAQRNSVDGIVIHGPRRDDPRIALLKEVGLPFIVHGRAPVDDTDYSYVDVNNRRAFERATLHLADLGHTRMALLNGLESMDFAIRRREGFEAALKARGLPFLPQFHRSEEMTESYGYQAAREMLAQPDPPTAFLVSSLITAMGVRRAVEERGLQMGRDISIITHDDDLGYFKNGGEVPVFTATRSSVREAGRITAEMLLGLIDTPQNGPRQHIMEADLTLGLSTGPAPR from the coding sequence ATGAACCTAAAGGAGCTCGCCGCGAATCTGGGCCTCTCCCAAACCACCGTGAGCCGGGCATTGAACGGCTATCCGGAGGTGAACGAGGACACCCGCAAACGGGTGATCGCCGCCGCATCGCAGCACAACTACCGCCCCAACACCCGCGCCCAGAGCCTCGCCACCGGGCGCTCGATGGCGATCGGCCACGTGATCCCGATCAGCACCAACCACGAGATGATGAACCCGGTGTTCGGTGACTTCATCGGCGGCGCGGGCGAGATCTATGCCCGCGCAGGCTATGACATGATGCTCAGCGTGGTGCCCGATGATGCCGAAGACGGCGCCTATCGCTCCATGGCGCAGCGCAACTCGGTCGATGGCATCGTGATCCACGGCCCCCGGCGCGACGATCCGCGCATCGCATTGCTCAAGGAGGTCGGCCTGCCCTTCATCGTTCACGGCCGCGCCCCGGTGGATGACACCGATTACTCCTATGTCGATGTGAACAACCGCCGTGCCTTCGAGCGGGCCACCCTGCATCTGGCCGATCTTGGGCACACCCGTATGGCGCTGCTGAACGGCCTTGAGAGCATGGATTTTGCCATCCGCCGCCGCGAGGGTTTCGAGGCGGCGCTGAAGGCCCGCGGCTTGCCCTTCCTGCCCCAGTTCCACCGCTCCGAAGAGATGACAGAGAGCTACGGCTATCAGGCCGCGCGAGAGATGCTAGCCCAGCCCGATCCGCCCACCGCCTTTCTCGTCTCCTCGCTGATCACAGCAATGGGCGTGCGCCGGGCGGTCGAGGAGCGCGGGCTGCAGATGGGCCGCGACATCTCGATCATCACCCATGACGACGATCTGGGATACTTCAAGAACGGCGGCGAAGTGCCTGTTTTCACGGCCACCCGCAGCTCCGTCCGCGAGGCAGGCCGGATCACCGCCGAGATGCTCCTCGGCCTCATCGACACGCCCCAGAACGGCCCGCGCCAGCACATCATGGAGGCCGATCTGACCCTCGGCCTCTCCACCGGCCCGGCTCCGCGCTAG
- a CDS encoding GH1 family beta-glucosidase, whose product MLTHSRADFPEGFLFGTATSAYQIEGHGMGGAGRTQWDDFAATPGNVAHAEHGQTACDHFNRWPQDLDLIADAGLDVYRFSLSWARVMPEGTGPANPEGVAFYDRLVDGMLERGLKPAATLYHWELPSPLLDKGGWRNRDIAKWFADYTYTIMSTLGDRIWSAAPINEPWCVGWLSHFMGLHAPGLRDIRATARAMHHVCLAHGEAIAAMRAQGMGNLGAVFNFEYAQPADASPEAEAAARRYDGIYNRWFRSGIFMGEYPADVLEGLGPHMPEGWQDDFATITAPLDWCGLNYYTRKLISPAPDQPWPHYTEGAGDLPKTQVGWEIYPEGLHHFLTDTAANYTGDLPLYVTENGMAWPDTTGVPDDTRIAYLDAHLGAVKQAIAEGVPVQGYYIWSLLDNYEWAHGYGPRFGLVHVDYDSLQRTPKASYEALKAALRTNG is encoded by the coding sequence ATGCTCACCCACAGCCGCGCCGACTTTCCCGAAGGCTTCCTCTTCGGCACCGCCACCTCTGCCTATCAGATCGAGGGCCACGGCATGGGCGGCGCAGGTCGCACCCAATGGGATGATTTTGCCGCCACCCCCGGCAACGTGGCCCATGCCGAGCACGGACAGACCGCCTGCGATCACTTCAACCGCTGGCCGCAAGACCTTGATCTAATTGCAGATGCCGGGCTCGACGTGTATCGCTTCAGCCTGTCCTGGGCGCGCGTCATGCCCGAGGGCACCGGCCCGGCCAACCCCGAGGGCGTCGCTTTCTATGACCGGCTGGTGGATGGCATGCTGGAGCGCGGCCTCAAGCCCGCCGCCACGCTCTACCACTGGGAGCTGCCCTCGCCCCTGCTCGACAAGGGCGGCTGGCGCAACCGCGACATCGCCAAGTGGTTTGCCGACTACACCTACACCATCATGTCCACGCTGGGAGACAGGATCTGGTCCGCCGCGCCGATCAACGAGCCGTGGTGCGTGGGCTGGTTGAGCCATTTCATGGGTCTGCACGCGCCGGGCCTGCGCGACATCCGCGCCACCGCCCGGGCCATGCACCACGTTTGCCTCGCCCACGGCGAGGCCATCGCCGCGATGCGGGCGCAGGGCATGGGCAACCTCGGCGCTGTGTTCAACTTCGAATATGCCCAGCCCGCCGATGCCTCCCCCGAGGCCGAGGCCGCCGCCCGGCGCTATGACGGCATATACAACCGCTGGTTCCGCTCCGGCATCTTCATGGGCGAGTATCCTGCCGATGTGCTGGAGGGTCTCGGCCCGCATATGCCCGAGGGCTGGCAGGACGATTTCGCCACCATCACCGCCCCGCTCGACTGGTGCGGCCTCAACTACTACACCCGCAAGCTCATCTCTCCCGCCCCCGATCAGCCATGGCCGCATTACACCGAAGGCGCGGGCGACCTGCCCAAGACCCAGGTTGGGTGGGAGATCTACCCCGAAGGCCTGCACCACTTTCTGACCGACACCGCCGCCAACTACACTGGCGATCTGCCGCTCTACGTCACCGAGAACGGCATGGCCTGGCCCGATACGACCGGCGTGCCAGACGACACCCGCATCGCCTATCTCGATGCCCACCTCGGCGCGGTCAAACAGGCCATCGCAGAGGGCGTGCCGGTGCAGGGCTATTACATCTGGTCGCTGCTCGACAATTACGAGTGGGCGCATGGCTACGGCCCGCGCTTCGGGCTGGTCCATGTGGATTACGACAGCTTGCAGCGCACCCCCAAAGCCTCCTATGAGGCACTGAAGGCCGCGCTGAGGACCAACGGATGA
- a CDS encoding glucokinase — translation MTDTALIADIGGTNTRLALARGPELEVSSIQRFRNADYPDFEAVVAAYLPQVGAPSVQGACVAAAGPVVDGVAELTNIDWTLDIPTIARAAGCADVALLNDLQAPGHAVGRIAPEGLVPVIPSAEAPAPGATALVVNVGTGFNAVPVHTTPGGRFVPPSESGHVNLPIRTEADLRLSHYVDDSHGFPAVEEVLSGRGLESVYRWHCAETGAAPELRGSEIIAAAESARSPQAVAAVQTFLRFMGTVSGNLALEHLPFGGVYLVGGVAVGLAGLLKGGAFAEGFRDKGRFGEFMQDFPVTLVTDDRAPLIGCASHLHERRSA, via the coding sequence ATGACCGACACCGCCCTGATCGCCGATATCGGCGGCACCAACACCCGTCTGGCGCTGGCCCGTGGGCCGGAGCTCGAGGTGTCCAGTATCCAGCGGTTCCGCAATGCCGATTACCCGGATTTCGAGGCTGTGGTGGCCGCCTACCTGCCGCAGGTCGGCGCGCCTTCAGTGCAGGGCGCCTGCGTCGCTGCGGCCGGCCCTGTGGTGGATGGCGTGGCTGAGCTGACCAATATCGACTGGACGCTGGATATCCCCACGATCGCCCGCGCCGCCGGCTGCGCGGATGTGGCCCTGCTGAACGATCTGCAAGCCCCCGGTCACGCCGTGGGCCGGATCGCCCCCGAGGGGCTGGTGCCGGTGATCCCATCGGCCGAGGCCCCTGCCCCCGGTGCGACCGCGCTGGTGGTCAATGTCGGCACCGGCTTCAACGCCGTGCCGGTCCACACCACCCCCGGCGGGCGCTTCGTGCCGCCCTCCGAGAGCGGCCATGTGAACCTGCCGATCCGCACCGAGGCCGACCTGCGGCTGAGCCATTATGTCGATGACAGCCACGGCTTTCCGGCGGTCGAAGAGGTGCTCTCGGGGCGCGGGCTCGAGAGCGTCTATCGCTGGCACTGCGCCGAGACCGGGGCCGCCCCGGAGCTGCGCGGCAGCGAGATCATCGCCGCCGCCGAGAGCGCCCGCAGCCCGCAGGCCGTGGCCGCGGTGCAGACCTTCCTGCGCTTCATGGGCACCGTCTCGGGCAACCTCGCGCTGGAGCATCTGCCCTTCGGCGGCGTCTATCTGGTGGGCGGCGTGGCGGTTGGGCTGGCCGGGCTGCTGAAGGGCGGCGCCTTTGCCGAAGGCTTCCGCGACAAGGGCCGTTTCGGCGAGTTCATGCAGGATTTCCCAGTCACGCTGGTGACCGACGACCGCGCCCCGCTGATCGGCTGCGCGAGCCATCTGCACGAGCGCCGCAGCGCCTGA
- a CDS encoding STAS domain-containing protein has protein sequence MSAASLPLPARLDLPAAAPLREALLGHKGKPLSIDASPCESIGTPGLQVLLAAAKSWREAGVSLNVEGLSDDCTAQLAVFGLSPDDLCSKELAE, from the coding sequence ATGAGCGCCGCCAGCCTGCCGCTCCCGGCCCGGCTCGACCTGCCTGCCGCCGCGCCCCTGCGCGAGGCGCTGCTTGGCCACAAGGGCAAGCCCCTGAGCATCGATGCCAGCCCCTGCGAGAGCATAGGCACCCCCGGCCTGCAGGTGCTGCTTGCCGCGGCCAAAAGCTGGCGCGAGGCCGGGGTGAGCCTGAACGTCGAGGGCCTCAGCGACGATTGCACGGCCCAGCTCGCCGTCTTCGGCCTCTCCCCCGATGACCTTTGTAGCAAGGAGCTCGCCGAATGA
- a CDS encoding response regulator, protein MSLKILAVDDSRTIRDMLKLALAQAGFEPQVAEDGLHGLEVLEDMVDDGTPPDAIITDINMPRMDGFGFIDAVRARDDHSAMPILVLSTESADELKARARASGATGWIVKPFDPVKLVRAINMVAGKGAA, encoded by the coding sequence ATGAGCCTCAAGATTCTGGCGGTGGATGACAGCCGCACCATCCGCGACATGCTCAAGCTCGCCCTCGCCCAGGCCGGGTTCGAGCCGCAGGTCGCCGAAGACGGGCTGCATGGCCTCGAAGTGCTCGAAGACATGGTCGATGACGGCACGCCGCCCGACGCGATCATCACCGATATCAACATGCCCCGGATGGATGGCTTCGGCTTCATCGACGCGGTCCGCGCGCGCGATGACCACTCCGCCATGCCGATCCTCGTGCTCTCCACCGAAAGCGCCGACGAGTTGAAGGCCCGCGCCCGCGCCTCCGGCGCCACCGGCTGGATCGTCAAACCCTTCGACCCGGTCAAGCTGGTGCGCGCCATCAACATGGTCGCCGGAAAAGGAGCCGCCTGA
- a CDS encoding chemotaxis protein CheA: protein MPNDPMAEIRASFFIECEELLESLQDGLTAMDDGDTDSETINVCFRAVHSIKGGAGAFGLEDLVRFAHRFETVMDEIRNGRLEPTRDTIALFFRGADVLYDIVRASRDGESLDTATTEAVLGDLEALVGGVIEEEEAEEEIDFAPMTLSLDPIDDDSADAPVEATPPGLLIRFHPAAELFSSGNEPRHMLAALRDLGEITTTCDFSMLPALADLVPEEGSIGWEVSIATNAKKEEAAEVFEFVDGLCELSIEATGTPSAGLPDLDSIVIPGTVDDGEAPEAASGEEPEPDPEPEPVAATPTPPPEAAPTPAAKPVPAPAAKPQAAAPAGGKDSKQAAGGAKATVRVDLDRIERLVNLVGELVINQAMLSQSVAEAGIPANSAVSSGLEEFLQLTRDIQESVMMIRAQPVKSLFQRMSRIVRESSAMVGKSVRFITDGEQTEIDKTVIERLADPLTHMVRNAVDHGLETTEGRIAAGKPADGVVTLTAAHKSGRVVLEIKDDGGGINREVVKAKAEEKGLIPPGVPMSDQEIDNLLFLPGFSTAKEVSDLSGRGVGMDVVRSSIQALGGRVTITSEPGIGTTFSISLPLTLAVLDGMVVEAGGEILVVPLGSISETLTLQASDMEQLGAGTQLVRIREEFVPILDMAEKLGFRSPLASYEGSSVLLIAMEDNTRSALVVDRIVEQRQVVIKGLQESYGRIPGIAAATILGNGRIALILDPADLIASAGSSRTMPALDLAG, encoded by the coding sequence ATGCCCAACGACCCGATGGCCGAAATCCGGGCCAGCTTCTTCATCGAATGCGAGGAGCTACTCGAAAGCCTGCAAGACGGGCTGACCGCAATGGATGACGGCGACACCGACAGCGAGACCATCAATGTCTGCTTCCGCGCCGTGCATTCCATCAAGGGCGGCGCAGGGGCCTTCGGGCTCGAAGACCTTGTGCGCTTCGCCCACCGCTTCGAGACGGTGATGGACGAAATCCGCAATGGCCGGCTGGAGCCCACGCGCGACACCATCGCGCTCTTCTTCCGCGGCGCCGATGTGCTCTATGACATCGTCCGCGCCTCCCGCGACGGCGAGAGCCTCGACACCGCCACCACCGAGGCCGTACTCGGCGACCTCGAGGCACTGGTGGGCGGCGTGATCGAGGAGGAAGAGGCCGAAGAAGAGATCGACTTCGCCCCGATGACCCTCTCGCTCGACCCGATCGACGACGACAGCGCCGATGCCCCGGTGGAGGCCACGCCCCCCGGCCTGTTGATCCGTTTCCACCCGGCGGCAGAGCTCTTCTCCTCCGGCAACGAACCGCGCCATATGCTGGCCGCGCTGCGCGACCTCGGCGAGATCACCACCACCTGCGACTTCTCCATGCTGCCCGCCCTCGCCGATTTGGTGCCTGAAGAGGGCAGCATCGGCTGGGAGGTTTCGATCGCCACCAATGCCAAGAAGGAAGAGGCCGCCGAGGTCTTCGAATTCGTCGACGGGCTCTGCGAGCTTTCCATCGAAGCCACCGGCACCCCCTCCGCCGGGCTGCCCGACCTCGACAGCATCGTCATCCCCGGCACCGTCGATGACGGCGAGGCCCCCGAAGCCGCATCGGGCGAGGAGCCCGAGCCAGACCCGGAGCCGGAGCCTGTGGCCGCAACGCCCACCCCTCCTCCGGAGGCCGCCCCGACGCCCGCCGCCAAGCCCGTACCCGCCCCGGCCGCCAAACCGCAGGCCGCAGCCCCCGCAGGCGGCAAAGATAGCAAACAGGCCGCAGGCGGCGCCAAGGCCACCGTCCGGGTGGACCTCGACCGCATCGAACGGCTCGTCAACCTCGTCGGCGAGTTGGTGATCAACCAGGCCATGCTGAGCCAGAGCGTGGCCGAGGCCGGCATCCCCGCCAACTCCGCCGTCTCCTCGGGGCTTGAAGAGTTCCTCCAGCTCACCCGCGACATCCAGGAAAGCGTGATGATGATCCGCGCCCAGCCGGTCAAATCCCTGTTCCAGCGGATGAGCCGGATCGTGCGCGAAAGTTCCGCCATGGTCGGCAAATCGGTGCGCTTCATCACCGATGGTGAGCAGACCGAGATCGACAAGACGGTGATCGAGCGCCTCGCCGACCCGCTCACACACATGGTCCGCAACGCCGTCGACCACGGGCTTGAAACCACAGAGGGCCGGATCGCCGCCGGCAAACCCGCCGATGGCGTCGTCACCCTCACCGCTGCCCACAAATCGGGCCGCGTCGTGCTCGAAATCAAGGACGACGGCGGCGGCATCAACCGCGAGGTGGTCAAGGCCAAGGCCGAAGAGAAAGGCCTCATTCCCCCCGGCGTGCCGATGTCGGACCAGGAGATCGACAATCTCCTGTTCCTGCCCGGCTTCTCCACCGCCAAGGAGGTCTCCGACCTCTCGGGCCGCGGCGTCGGCATGGATGTGGTCCGAAGCTCGATCCAGGCGCTCGGCGGCCGCGTCACCATCACCTCCGAACCGGGCATCGGCACGACCTTCTCCATCTCCCTGCCGCTCACCCTCGCCGTTCTCGATGGTATGGTGGTGGAGGCCGGCGGCGAGATCCTCGTGGTGCCCCTCGGCTCCATCTCCGAAACCCTCACGCTTCAGGCCAGCGACATGGAACAGCTCGGCGCGGGCACCCAGCTGGTGCGCATCCGCGAAGAGTTCGTGCCGATCCTCGACATGGCCGAAAAGCTCGGCTTCCGCTCCCCGCTGGCCAGCTACGAGGGCAGCTCGGTGCTGCTTATCGCGATGGAAGACAACACCCGCTCGGCGCTGGTGGTCGACCGGATCGTCGAGCAGCGCCAGGTGGTGATCAAGGGCCTGCAAGAGAGCTACGGCCGCATCCCCGGCATCGCCGCCGCCACCATCCTTGGCAATGGCCGCATCGCCCTGATCCTCGACCCCGCCGACCTGATCGCATCGGCCGGCAGCAGTCGCACCATGCCAGCCCTTGATCTCGCCGGATAA
- a CDS encoding chemotaxis protein CheW encodes MTTPDDNAHDPTRQELLSFHVGTQEYSIDIISVREIRSWTEATPLPHAPPYVRGVINLRGTVLPIIDLAKRLGIAAGEKNDRNVIVVVQSGDDTVGLLVDAVSDIFAVSEAELQAPPDMSSDGSLKCVRALTIHEERMLRVLDLAAVLPNVDAEAA; translated from the coding sequence ATGACCACACCCGATGACAACGCCCACGATCCCACGCGTCAGGAGCTGCTGAGCTTCCACGTCGGCACGCAGGAATATTCCATCGATATCATCTCGGTCCGCGAGATCCGCAGCTGGACAGAGGCCACCCCCCTGCCCCACGCCCCGCCTTACGTGCGCGGCGTCATCAACCTGCGCGGCACCGTGCTGCCGATCATCGACCTCGCCAAACGCCTCGGCATCGCGGCGGGCGAAAAGAACGACCGAAACGTGATCGTCGTAGTCCAATCCGGTGATGATACCGTGGGCCTTCTGGTCGACGCGGTCTCCGACATTTTCGCCGTCTCCGAGGCCGAGCTTCAGGCCCCGCCCGACATGTCGTCCGACGGCTCACTGAAATGCGTGCGCGCCCTCACCATCCATGAAGAACGCATGCTGCGCGTGCTCGATCTCGCCGCAGTCCTGCCCAATGTCGATGCCGAGGCCGCGTGA
- a CDS encoding CheR family methyltransferase produces MNVALPSSPASAVQAFAGSGPEPLTPEKRAQFDAIARMAREAAGLHIVPEKSAMVFSRIGKRLRALKLTSIDDYIALVQGPNAADEREHLISALTTNVTSFFRENHHFEHFASEVLPDLIERARQGGRVRLWSSACSSGQEPYSLAMVVLEQFPEAAQHDLRILATDIDNQILAAARAATYAADLVTPLEASGRDRFLRPAGGGDMVVADEVRSLVAFRHLNLMGDWPMKGQFDAIFCRNVMIYFDQPTQNRLITRFAQLCAPGAMLYLGHSERIDPGLGAPFRQVGQTAFAFGPAAQPPAPQRPGPHQE; encoded by the coding sequence GTGAACGTCGCACTCCCCTCCTCTCCGGCCAGCGCGGTCCAGGCCTTCGCCGGCTCCGGCCCCGAGCCGCTCACGCCGGAAAAGCGCGCGCAGTTCGATGCCATCGCCCGCATGGCCCGCGAGGCCGCGGGCCTGCACATCGTGCCGGAAAAATCCGCCATGGTCTTCTCCCGCATCGGGAAGCGCCTTAGGGCGCTGAAGCTCACGAGCATCGATGACTACATCGCGCTGGTGCAGGGTCCCAATGCCGCCGACGAGCGCGAACACCTGATCTCGGCGCTCACCACCAATGTCACCAGCTTCTTCCGCGAGAACCACCATTTCGAGCACTTCGCAAGCGAGGTTCTGCCCGACCTCATCGAACGCGCCCGTCAGGGTGGCCGCGTCCGCCTGTGGTCCTCCGCCTGCTCCTCCGGGCAGGAGCCCTACAGCCTCGCCATGGTGGTGCTAGAGCAGTTTCCCGAGGCCGCGCAGCACGATCTGCGCATCCTCGCCACCGACATTGATAACCAGATCCTCGCCGCCGCCCGCGCCGCCACCTATGCCGCCGATCTCGTCACCCCGCTCGAGGCGAGCGGGCGTGACAGGTTCCTGCGCCCCGCCGGCGGCGGCGACATGGTGGTCGCCGACGAGGTCCGCAGCCTCGTGGCCTTCCGCCACCTCAACCTCATGGGCGACTGGCCGATGAAGGGGCAGTTCGATGCGATCTTCTGCCGGAATGTCATGATCTACTTCGATCAGCCCACCCAGAACCGTCTGATCACCCGCTTCGCCCAGCTCTGCGCCCCCGGCGCCATGCTCTACCTCGGCCATTCCGAGCGCATCGATCCAGGCCTGGGCGCGCCCTTCCGCCAGGTCGGACAAACCGCCTTCGCCTTCGGACCCGCCGCCCAGCCCCCCGCCCCGCAACGCCCCGGCCCCCATCAGGAGTAA
- a CDS encoding response regulator, with translation MSLREKLHVMVVDDMSTSRGLILQALDAMGVTNVRYTADGNAALAELEKKPAHLVISDYNMPGMDGLHLLKALRTHARLKGIGFILITGKADKQIIDTGRALGMNNFIKKPFQPKDLHACMEAVVGRL, from the coding sequence ATGTCCCTCCGCGAAAAACTGCACGTCATGGTGGTCGACGACATGTCCACCAGCCGCGGCCTGATCCTGCAAGCCCTCGACGCCATGGGCGTGACCAATGTCCGCTACACCGCCGACGGCAACGCCGCTCTTGCCGAGCTGGAGAAGAAGCCTGCACATCTCGTGATCTCGGATTACAACATGCCCGGAATGGATGGCCTACACCTGCTGAAGGCCCTGCGCACACACGCTCGCCTCAAGGGCATCGGCTTCATCCTGATCACTGGCAAGGCCGACAAGCAGATCATCGATACCGGCCGCGCGCTCGGCATGAACAACTTCATCAAGAAGCCCTTCCAGCCAAAGGATCTGCACGCCTGCATGGAAGCCGTGGTGGGCCGGCTATGA
- a CDS encoding chemotaxis protein CheD: protein MNHILLPGGGGTDLYEAAVGANAMELLINGMLKAGARRDCLEAKIFGGARMIAARSDIGARNGAFVTEFLERENIPLKGQSLGGTQGRRVQFWPESGRARQMLIAKFEEPTTPTPAPVLASAEDDLELF, encoded by the coding sequence ATGAACCACATCCTCCTGCCTGGCGGTGGAGGCACCGATCTCTACGAGGCTGCCGTTGGCGCGAATGCCATGGAACTCCTGATCAATGGGATGCTGAAGGCAGGTGCCCGCCGGGACTGTCTTGAGGCAAAGATCTTCGGCGGGGCGCGCATGATCGCGGCGCGCTCAGACATCGGAGCGCGGAATGGGGCTTTTGTGACGGAGTTTCTCGAACGGGAGAATATTCCGCTGAAGGGGCAATCCCTGGGTGGCACCCAAGGGCGCCGAGTGCAGTTCTGGCCCGAAAGCGGACGGGCGCGCCAGATGCTAATCGCGAAATTCGAGGAGCCCACAACACCGACGCCGGCCCCCGTGCTTGCGTCGGCGGAGGATGACCTCGAGCTGTTTTGA